The following are encoded together in the Sphingomonas insulae genome:
- a CDS encoding M48 family metallopeptidase — MSAPFEVVRHATARRIRLSIDPASGVARLVVPKRAALKPALAWAQGKVGWIAEQRARLPQPRPYVPGMVLTVADMALTIVWEAGSRRRIEVVGDTLSLSGPLDTLPRRVEAWLKRQALDRLAADTADYAASAGVTVSKVAIGDARGRWGSCAHDGVIRYSWRLILAPGWVRRATVAHEVAHRVHMNHAPAFHALVEQLYGGDPTPARAWLREHGAGLHWIGRSS; from the coding sequence GTGAGCGCGCCGTTCGAAGTCGTGCGCCATGCGACGGCGCGGCGGATCAGGCTGTCGATCGATCCGGCGAGCGGGGTCGCGCGACTGGTGGTGCCGAAACGCGCCGCGCTGAAGCCGGCGCTCGCCTGGGCGCAGGGCAAGGTCGGCTGGATCGCCGAACAGCGTGCCCGCCTGCCGCAGCCGCGACCCTACGTGCCCGGCATGGTGCTGACCGTCGCCGACATGGCGCTGACGATCGTCTGGGAAGCCGGCAGCCGGCGACGGATCGAGGTGGTCGGCGATACGCTGTCACTGTCCGGCCCGCTGGATACCCTGCCACGCCGGGTCGAGGCGTGGCTGAAGCGGCAGGCGCTCGACCGGCTGGCCGCCGACACCGCCGATTATGCGGCCAGCGCCGGCGTTACCGTCAGCAAGGTCGCGATCGGCGATGCGCGCGGGCGGTGGGGCAGCTGCGCGCACGACGGCGTCATCCGGTACAGCTGGCGATTGATCCTGGCGCCGGGATGGGTGCGGCGCGCGACGGTGGCACACGAGGTCGCGCATCGCGTGCACATGAACCATGCGCCCGCCTTTCACGCCCTGGTCGAGCAGCTGTACGGCGGCGATCCGACCC